The segment GGGAGGGGGATGGCGGCGGCGCGGGGGGCGGCACTTCCCGGGAGCGGAATCGCGGCGGCCTGGGGCGCGGCACTGCCCGGGAGGGGGATGGCGGCGGCCTGGGGCGCGGCGCTGCCGGGCAGGGGAATCGCGGCGGCCTGGGGCGCGGCACTGCCCGGGAGAGGAATCGCGGCGGCCTGGGGCGCGGCAGGCGGCGCGGCCTCCGGGGCGTCTGCGCTCACGCCCTCGGCCTTGATGGGGAACGTGGTCTGGCACCGGGCACACTTGAGCTTCGCGCCCCCGGGCGGGATCCGCCTGTCATCGATGTTGTAGTTCGTCTGGCACGACGGGCAGGAGACTTTCATTGTTTTCCTTCGACGAGACCGGCTGGCGCGCGCACGCGCAGCAATGAATTGGTGCGGTGCGATGGTCCGCGCGGCGCGTGCAGGCTAGCAGAGCCGTTTCAAGCCCGGAAAGAACGCGCCCCCGGGCGCAGAGTCGTCACCCGGCCGGGCAGGAGGGCGGGCGCCCGCCCCTACCGGCAGTGTGCCTTCGTTTTCCAGCGTCCCGGCCGAGGTGGTAGACCCGACGGCGCATGGATCCCATCGTCATCCTCGGGGCGGGCCTGGCGGGCCTGTCCACTGCGCATTTCCTCAAGCGCCCCTGGCGCCTTATCGAGAAGTCGGACCGGGTTGGCGGCCTCATCAAGACCGAGGTCATCGACGGGTGTTACTTCGACCCCACCGGCCACTGGCTCCACCTGCGGGACCCTGAGATCCAGGAGCTGGTCAACACCCTCTGGATGCCGGACCAGATGGTGCGCATCCAGCGCCGCGCCGCGGTGTTCTCGCGCGGCACCTTCACGCGCTTCCCCTATCAGGTGAACACCCACGGGCTGCCGCCGGAGGTCGTGGCGGAGAACCTGGTCGGCTACGTGGAGGCCATCTACGGCGAGAAGGGCCGGGCCCTGCGCGAGCGCGAGCCGGTCAACTTCGAGGAGTTCATCCTCCGCTACATGGGTGAAGGCTTCGCGAAGAACTTCATGCTGCCCTACAACCAGAAGCTGTGGACCGTGCACCCGCGCGAGATGTCCGCCAACTGGGTGGGCCGCTTCGTGCCCCGGCCCACCCTCAAGGAGGTCGTCGACGGGGCGCTCGGGGCCGGCAGCGACCAGCTGGGCTACAACGCGTCGTTCCTCTACCCGCGCGAGGGCGGCATCGAGAGCCTGGCGCGCGCGATGAAACAGCACCTGCGCGGCGGCGAATTGAGCGTGCACACCGAGCCCGTCTCCATCGACTGGAAGGCGAAGCAGGTCGTGCTGTCGGACGGGCGCACGCAAGGCTACTCGGGGCTCGTGTCCTCCATCGCGCTGCCCACGCTGGTGCAGTTGATCGCACGCGGTGCCTCCGGAGCCCCGGAGGAGGTGCAGGCTGCGGCGAAGCGCCTGCGCGCCTTCACCGTCACGTACGTGTGCGTGGGCGCGAAGGGCGCGAACCGTCAGCCCTGGCATTGGATCTACCTGCCGGAGCCGGAGTTCCATGCGTACCGCATCGGCTCGCCCTCGGCGGTGTACGCGCCCCTGGCCCCTGCCGACACGGCCAGCTTCTCCGTGGAGTTCAGCCACCACGGCGAGCTGTCGCTGGAGGACGCGGAACGCAAGGCGGTGGAGGACCTGCTGCGCTCGCAGATGATCCACTCGAAGGACGACGTCCTCTTCGCCAAGGCGAGGGAGATCCCCAACGCGTACGTGCTCTACGACGACGCCTATGGGCCCGCGAAGGCGGAGGTCGCCCGCTTCCTGGAGCACGCGGGCATCCTCACTGCGGGGCGCTACGGCCAGTGGGAGTACTCGTCCATGGAGGACGCCATCCTGGGCGGGCGGGCCTGCGCCCGGACGCTGAACGGCTGACGCAAGGGGTCATCTCCTTGTCGACGGGTGGGTTGGGGCCGTGCTAGGCCCCAGACCTACCTTTCGCTTCTTCTGGAACCATGGCCCTGCACCTCTCCGTCGTCATCCCCGTCTACAACGAGGAGTCCATCATCGCCCAGGCAGCCGAGGAACTGCGTCAGGGGCTGGATGCGCGCGGGCTCGACTACGAAATC is part of the Corallococcus soli genome and harbors:
- a CDS encoding protoporphyrinogen/coproporphyrinogen oxidase; its protein translation is MDPIVILGAGLAGLSTAHFLKRPWRLIEKSDRVGGLIKTEVIDGCYFDPTGHWLHLRDPEIQELVNTLWMPDQMVRIQRRAAVFSRGTFTRFPYQVNTHGLPPEVVAENLVGYVEAIYGEKGRALREREPVNFEEFILRYMGEGFAKNFMLPYNQKLWTVHPREMSANWVGRFVPRPTLKEVVDGALGAGSDQLGYNASFLYPREGGIESLARAMKQHLRGGELSVHTEPVSIDWKAKQVVLSDGRTQGYSGLVSSIALPTLVQLIARGASGAPEEVQAAAKRLRAFTVTYVCVGAKGANRQPWHWIYLPEPEFHAYRIGSPSAVYAPLAPADTASFSVEFSHHGELSLEDAERKAVEDLLRSQMIHSKDDVLFAKAREIPNAYVLYDDAYGPAKAEVARFLEHAGILTAGRYGQWEYSSMEDAILGGRACARTLNG